A region from the Streptomyces tsukubensis genome encodes:
- a CDS encoding DMT family transporter, with translation MKQSATPAAAPDRSAAIQGILLVTFAYSLVGASFTANSVLGDYPYAGGQAIRYGLAFLLLLPLLGGRSALAPVRTLTARQWVRIGLVAGIGMVGFNLAVLAAERTAEPAVPGVFVGCAPVVVAVLVPLMNSRRPTKPVLYGALLVAAGAFTVQGWGRTDTAGILWSVAALAGEVGFAVLAAPVLKPLGPRLLTACICAVAAVESLVIGAVVDGAGLVRVPTQTETLALLWQAAAVTVIGFVAWYMGVQRIGTERATLFTGMIPVAAALTAPLVGAGSFGAAQAAGGVLVGAGAALGSGVVALSRPRAGNPPDGEEPPPGRAFTSVERPSIPSGDQTA, from the coding sequence ATGAAGCAAAGCGCCACTCCGGCGGCGGCTCCCGACCGCTCCGCCGCGATCCAGGGCATCCTGCTGGTCACCTTCGCGTACAGCCTGGTCGGGGCCTCTTTCACCGCGAACAGCGTCCTCGGCGACTACCCCTACGCGGGCGGCCAGGCGATCCGGTACGGCCTCGCCTTCCTGCTGCTGCTCCCCCTGCTCGGCGGCCGGTCGGCCCTGGCCCCCGTCCGTACCCTGACGGCTCGTCAGTGGGTCCGGATCGGGCTGGTCGCGGGCATCGGGATGGTGGGCTTCAACCTCGCGGTCCTGGCGGCCGAGCGGACCGCGGAACCGGCCGTGCCCGGCGTGTTCGTCGGCTGTGCGCCGGTCGTGGTCGCCGTCCTCGTCCCGCTGATGAACAGCCGCCGCCCCACCAAGCCGGTGCTGTACGGGGCCCTGCTGGTCGCGGCCGGTGCCTTCACCGTCCAGGGCTGGGGCCGCACCGACACCGCGGGCATCCTCTGGTCGGTGGCCGCGCTCGCGGGCGAGGTGGGGTTCGCCGTCCTCGCCGCACCCGTCCTGAAGCCCCTCGGCCCCCGGCTCCTCACCGCGTGCATCTGTGCCGTCGCCGCCGTGGAGTCGCTGGTCATCGGAGCCGTCGTCGACGGAGCGGGACTGGTCCGGGTCCCGACCCAGACCGAGACCCTCGCCCTGCTCTGGCAGGCCGCGGCGGTCACCGTCATCGGGTTCGTCGCCTGGTACATGGGCGTCCAGCGGATCGGGACCGAACGCGCCACCCTGTTCACCGGCATGATCCCGGTCGCCGCAGCGCTGACCGCGCCCCTGGTCGGTGCGGGCAGCTTCGGCGCCGCCCAGGCGGCGGGCGGGGTGCTGGTGGGCGCGGGCGCCGCCCTCGGCTCCGGAGTCGTCGCCCTGAGCAGGCCGCGGGCCGGGAACCCGCCGGACGGCGAAGAGCCTCCCCCGGGGCGGGCGTTCACCAGCGTGGAACGTCCGTCCATCCCCTCGGGGGACCAGACGGCCTAG